TTGATAGCAGCTATCCGCTGGGGCGTTTGGTGAGGGCCCAATAACGTTTGGGCGGGACCGCCTGGCACAATATGCAAGAGAATAAAGCTAAATATTGCAATGCCAATTAAAGCGGGAATGGACTGGATTAAGCGGCGAAGTATATAAATCAACATGAGTGGCAACCTCCTTTATAAGCGAGTGTCGAGAGCGCTTTGCAACGCTTCAGAAATAAAGTTAATGGACAACAACGTCCACAACAGTGCAATACCGGGAGGATAAATCAACCACCATGCATTTTGAAACATGTAGTTCATCGAGGTCGACAGCATTTCGCCCCAGTTGGGTGCTGGAGCAGGTAAACCCAGACCCAGAAAGCTCAATGTCGCGATGGAAATAATAGAGCCGGCAATTTGAAAAATTGTCGCGACCATCACGGTTCCCATCACATTGGGCAATAACTCCCGCAACATGATGTGCCAGTTACTCGCCCCAAATGCCCGCGACGCTTCCACGTAATCCCGTTGTTTGAGAGAAAGAACTTCAGAGCGGACAATGCGGGTCACACCAAACCATGAGGTGATGGCAAGAATAATGGTAAGCAATAGAGCGTTGGGTTGAAACACGGCATCTAAAAACAACAAGACAAACAATGTAGGAATAGTCAGCAACACATCAATAATTCGCATCATAATAGCGTCGACGATACCGCCAGCAAGCCCACTAATCAGTCCATACCCGACACCAATAATCATGGAAGCGATAGCTGCCGCAAATCCTACAATTAAAGATACTTGCCCTCCCAACATGAGGCGGGCTAAATAATTGCGTCCCAGATCATCCGTGCCTAAGGGGAACTGGGCACTTGGTGGCGACATTAAGGCATTAATATGGGTCGCATAGGCACTTGCAGGATAGATAAGAGGTCCAACAAAACAAAATAGCACAATCGAAGTCAAGCCAATGACGCCTGCAAGTCCCAAGGGATGGCGCCAAAAGGCCCGCCAGGTTCGAGACCGTAATGGTTGCTCCTCGTACACGGTCTGCTCTTCAAGTGTCAACGAATTTGGTGTCTGTGAAACCATGCGAGGCCATCCTTTCTATTGTTAGACAGTACGTTTTATGCAAAACGACAGCATGAAAAAGACCGGAAGGGGCATAGTTTCCCTACCCCTTCCGGTTCTGACTTATTTCGATACCCACCAATAATTCGGAGAAATACCTCCAGTGAACGGATTAGCATATTTGACAACGTTATGAACATTTTTCGCCACTTCCGTATACGAAGGAGGCCAAGGAACAAATAATACCGGCAGATCTTTCGCCACAAACGCTTGGAAGTTGTACAACGCCTGCAACGATTGTTGCTGCGTGGGGTAGGGTTTATGCGTCAGAGCGATCAATTTGACCATTTCTGGGTTGTAATATCCCTGGTTGTCAAGCCCTTGGCCGGGTTTACCAAAGAGCCCGCCACCTGTCGGATACGATCCGCCCCAGGCAATCCCGCCGTAATCCATGATATCCCACTGATTATTCGTCAGACCAATAATGGTACTAAAGGGTTCAGCCTTCAACGAGACATCAATGCCCTCTTTGGCCCATCCCTGCTGTAACAACGTTGCTTCTTGAACAAATGATTGCGATCCGCTGGAATAAACCATCTGGAACTTCATTTGTTGGCCATTTTTGGTCATCACGCCGTTCACTTCATGCCATCCGTGCTCTTCCAGGAGTTTCTTACCTTGAGCCGGATTGTATGGATAGATGGTTTTCAATGACGGATCAAAGAATATGGTCTTCGGCTTGGGAGGGATAATGCCGACCTCGTCGACGGCATTCCCATGAAATGCCGCATCATTTATGGCCTGTTGGTTAATACCCATCTGCATGGCTTGACGCACATACAAATTCTTGAAAATATCACCGACTCCATTCGGCGCATTAAGACTTGCTTGGGAGTTGCCATGGTTCATATTGACGAGAACATCCCCATAGGCCAAACTGTTTTGGACTGACAAGTTGTAGTTGTTATACAAGGCTGCCCGCGAACCCCATAACGAATTGGGCAAATATCCGACTTGAATTTGACCTGTCTTGAGTGCAGCAAATTCCGCATCCCCACTGGTTTCATACTGGAAGATTAATTTCGAGACATAGGCTTTATGACCGTCGTATGAAGGATTGGGGACAAACACCCATTTTTGGCTGGACACCGCTTGACTCAACTTAAATGGGCCATCAACAACCTGATACACACTAGACGTGGGCTCGGTAGCCACTTTAGCCAGATAATTTAATTCCTGGGTCATATTCGTCGGGTATTTATCAAATACTGATTTGGGCAACGGCGTAAATTGGCCCAAACCATTGTAAATAAACCACTCTTGGTTAGCCGGTTGATTCAGCGTCACGGTAAATTGATATGGACCATTGGCAACCACACTCTTCACACCCGAAGGAATGTCACCAGTCCCCGCACCCACATACGGCCATGGAGCCGGCGCGTTCGACGCCGATGCGGCTTTAATCAAATCCCAGGTAAAAACCACATCTTGCGCCGTGACCGGGTGCCCATTAGACCAGTGGTACTTCGGATTCATCGTCACAACATACTGTGTGCCTGCCGCATTGGGTTTAATACTTTCCGCTATGGAGCGGCTATAATCTATAGATCCTGTGGGACCAATCGTAAACAAACTTTTATACATTAAACTCTGAACCCATGCATTATAAACACTGTCTGATGGACCATCCATAAGAGGAAAATACCAGGTCACATTACTATCCGCTGGCAATGCCATCACTATCGTGCCACCTGATTGCGGCTTTAACGATGCGGATGATGGTTGACTTGTTGTTGTCGGTGTACTGCCGCATCCTGCAAGAGCTAAACTCGCAGTCACAGCCAAAGCTGATGCAAGTGTGATTTTCTTCGACGTATTCCGCTTCAAGGAATCTCCTCCTAATCATGTTTACAGCACGGCTAATGAATTAATAGAAGTACTTTTCAAGCGAATCAGTATTCGACAATGAAAAATGAAAATCCTTCTAACAGCGGAATAAATTTTAAAATTTCATCGAAAGGACAAAAATCCTAAAAAACCTTGACAAATAAAAATCTGCCAATCATCTGTAATTTGGATGACTGGCAGTCAAATAAGATGGAACAACGAGGCTCAAATAATAATGCAGATAAGTCCTCCCGAACCTTCATTGATGATTCGCTGAAGAGTTTCCTGCAATTTTTCCTGGGCATTTTCTGGCATCTTAAACAACTTAGACTGAATGCTTTCTCGGACCAAATCATGTAAAGATTTGCCGAATAAATTGGTTTCCCATAATTTTACGGGATCGTCTTCGAATTGCTCCATCAGATATTGGACCAATTCATCAGCCTGTCGCTCTGTCCCAATTATTGGGGTAATCTCTGTTTCAATATCGGCCCGGATCATGTGAATAGAAGGAGCGGTCGCCTTGAGTTTGACACCAAATTGCGCTCCTCGACGAATAGGCTCTGGTTCGGCTAAATTCAATTCGGTAAGGCTGGGCGCTACCATTCCGTAACCAGTTGCCCGGACTTCATGCACCGCTTCTTCCACTTTGTCCCATTCAGCTTTAGCCACAACATATTCCCGCCACAGTTTCATAATGTCCCCATATGTGGCAACGTGGCGATCGGCCAATTCCCCGAGAACCCGGAAGAATAAATCACCTTGGACCCCCACAAAAATTTCTGCGATGCCTGTTCCCAAATCCATATGCACAAGGCGAACGTCATCCAGGTAGTCATAGCTCCTCAGGTTATTTACTGCCGGATCGACGTCTCGTAGACGGGTAATGGCTGCTTTGGCTTCATCCAGGGCCGTGTCGATTTGTTTGCGTAACCAGTGAGATGTCATTAACGCTTCCACCCAGTCCGTTAACTGGAAACTGATGTCGGTCACTGGGAATTCATAGAGAACTTGTTCGAGAATATGAACAATGTCTTCTTGTTGAAGTTCCTGGCAATTGACAGGAATAACCGGCACATCATATTTTTCTTGGAGTTCTAAAGCAAGAGCCATCGCTTCTTCTGAAGCAGGTTGCGAAGAATTTAACAATACCACAAAAGGCTTACCCAATTCTTTGAGCTCACTAATAACACGCTCTTCTGCGTCTAAATACGCCTCGCGGGGCAAATCGCCAAAGCTACCATCCGTTGTGACAACCAGCCCAATGGTAGAGTGGTCCTGGATGACCTTGCGGGTGCCAATTTCCGCAGCTTCCTCAAACGGCATCGCTTCATCTGCCCAAGGGGTCATCACCATGCGTGCACCGTCTTCTTCTAAATAACCCAAAGCCCCGGGCACAGCATAGCCGACGCAATCCACGAGTCGGGCTCGAAATGCAATGGCATCCGTGAGTTGTATTTCCA
The Sulfobacillus thermosulfidooxidans DNA segment above includes these coding regions:
- a CDS encoding ABC transporter permease gives rise to the protein MVSQTPNSLTLEEQTVYEEQPLRSRTWRAFWRHPLGLAGVIGLTSIVLFCFVGPLIYPASAYATHINALMSPPSAQFPLGTDDLGRNYLARLMLGGQVSLIVGFAAAIASMIIGVGYGLISGLAGGIVDAIMMRIIDVLLTIPTLFVLLFLDAVFQPNALLLTIILAITSWFGVTRIVRSEVLSLKQRDYVEASRAFGASNWHIMLRELLPNVMGTVMVATIFQIAGSIISIATLSFLGLGLPAPAPNWGEMLSTSMNYMFQNAWWLIYPPGIALLWTLLSINFISEALQSALDTRL
- a CDS encoding peptide ABC transporter substrate-binding protein — encoded protein: MKRNTSKKITLASALAVTASLALAGCGSTPTTTSQPSSASLKPQSGGTIVMALPADSNVTWYFPLMDGPSDSVYNAWVQSLMYKSLFTIGPTGSIDYSRSIAESIKPNAAGTQYVVTMNPKYHWSNGHPVTAQDVVFTWDLIKAASASNAPAPWPYVGAGTGDIPSGVKSVVANGPYQFTVTLNQPANQEWFIYNGLGQFTPLPKSVFDKYPTNMTQELNYLAKVATEPTSSVYQVVDGPFKLSQAVSSQKWVFVPNPSYDGHKAYVSKLIFQYETSGDAEFAALKTGQIQVGYLPNSLWGSRAALYNNYNLSVQNSLAYGDVLVNMNHGNSQASLNAPNGVGDIFKNLYVRQAMQMGINQQAINDAAFHGNAVDEVGIIPPKPKTIFFDPSLKTIYPYNPAQGKKLLEEHGWHEVNGVMTKNGQQMKFQMVYSSGSQSFVQEATLLQQGWAKEGIDVSLKAEPFSTIIGLTNNQWDIMDYGGIAWGGSYPTGGGLFGKPGQGLDNQGYYNPEMVKLIALTHKPYPTQQQSLQALYNFQAFVAKDLPVLFVPWPPSYTEVAKNVHNVVKYANPFTGGISPNYWWVSK
- the spoIVA gene encoding stage IV sporulation protein A, producing MEKFDLFKDLAERTGGDVYIGVVGPVRTGKSTFIKRFMERMILPAIEDLNDRERAQDSLPQSGTGKTIMTTEPKFIPDEAVEIQLTDAIAFRARLVDCVGYAVPGALGYLEEDGARMVMTPWADEAMPFEEAAEIGTRKVIQDHSTIGLVVTTDGSFGDLPREAYLDAEERVISELKELGKPFVVLLNSSQPASEEAMALALELQEKYDVPVIPVNCQELQQEDIVHILEQVLYEFPVTDISFQLTDWVEALMTSHWLRKQIDTALDEAKAAITRLRDVDPAVNNLRSYDYLDDVRLVHMDLGTGIAEIFVGVQGDLFFRVLGELADRHVATYGDIMKLWREYVVAKAEWDKVEEAVHEVRATGYGMVAPSLTELNLAEPEPIRRGAQFGVKLKATAPSIHMIRADIETEITPIIGTERQADELVQYLMEQFEDDPVKLWETNLFGKSLHDLVRESIQSKLFKMPENAQEKLQETLQRIINEGSGGLICIII